The following DNA comes from Nicotiana sylvestris chromosome 10, ASM39365v2, whole genome shotgun sequence.
ctacgcacacaaatcgaggtgatgccgaaagaggcctttaaggcctcagaatgtagaatttattttaaaaataagtgatgaccttttgggtcatcacaattttcTATGTTATTTTAGTAGTATTTTTTTATGTgtattgaaaataataataataataataataataataataattaggtAGAAATAATCTCTCTGGGTTTTTCTTATggccacggttctttttcaagggatGACTCTTTGAACCGGGTAGTATTTTTGTTTTGTAGGTAGAATTTTAATAAAGTTTTGGACTTTTTCTAACGGTGGACCTCCTAGACAATTTTCTTGGGGGTCTAAAGTCCAACGAAAAACACAAAaagatttttaatattttttctttttgaattgaTAATGGAATGGGGAGAGTTTGAGTATCTAtgctttttgacatattttatatCGGGGCTTAGAGGTGGAGCATTTGAACTAAGTACTTTCTTCATGATCTTTGTAATTACATGCCATAAAAATATGTGTGGCTTTCTTTTGCCACCGACGCTCATCTTTTGGCTCTTGTGATTAATTCTCATGTGCTACAATTTTATGATGATTGTGTTAGTTATTTTAACTTGAGAGTCGGGTCTGAGCcgtcctgagtgagttatgtgcatTGTGTGAGGTGAGATTTTGGTGTACTCTGTGCCATCCTTGCTAGTCTAAAACTTGTCCCGTGTGTGACTCAAAGCGAAATGATTAAGTATTGTAAGTTTGGGAACTAATATAGGCTTTCTTTGATTGACCAGTTAGCCCATTTGCCTACCAATACTAATATTATCcatagtcaacccttttgagcctgtagaCCTATTCTTTGACAACCACATAACAAGTTGAATCCCTTTTGTTCTTAATCAAATCTTGTTAAACGTTTACCTCCGAAAGCACTTAAGTAGGTAGAAGAGTAAAGAAAGAGATTGTGTAGCTTTTAAGAGGAACCATAGAAAGGCCGACAAGATGCACTTatgtattaaaaaaaaaagttactaGCCGAAATTACCAGAGTAAGGAGAgtgtgaaaaaaaaggaaaaaaaaatgaataacaCCTCCATATCTTTGTCCAGGCTAGTAAATATCTATATGTTGATGACTTAATGAAAAAAGGCATAAATGTGCATGGTTTCACGGCAAGACCCCAAAGAAGTGTAGTGTATTAAAGAGCTTAGGGGGGTTAGTCACTATTTtctcaaatatatcctacccgtcccttagcctatattacaacctataaaagtcctacttgatcctacaCTTTGCGAGCTTAAATTAGTAGAGacttacactacgggcaagcctatggtacgaaCTTGGGTGGCATAAGAgtttctttgtgagagtgagcaaATTCTTCCGATATGAGAGTCCTTAAAATATACTTGAACTTATATTTGAGAGTGTTGACTACTTTCTCTCTGTGGTTTGTTGGTGAGGGAACATGATTTACAAAGGATTGGTAGGGACCTTGATTTTTGAGTAGGCAGAAGGAGCGAATCATAGTGTGGAAAGCATTAGAGTCAAGTTTTTAGGCGAGAATGTTAGAAAGAGCCACACGAATATTTTAAATGATCTTGGCATGAGTTTAAAACTTGAGGAAATGTATGAAGAGTGCATATGCTGGGTCCTAAGCGGTGAAATAAAACATTGTCATTGGTGTGATACTTGAGTATGTTTTGAAAGGTATTTCTTGCCTATGCGCTTAATTTTaagttgctcgaggacgagcaagagtttaagtgtggAGTGGTGATAAAGGGTGAAAGTACATGTTTTGAGTATGCTTATGTATTATTTCTTGTGTGAGTTGTCGAAGTTCACACCGCTTTTTAAGTGAAAATATGCTCATTACAATTATGTGCAGGAACAAACTTGCACGGAAAATGATCAAATGGGAGAAAAATTGGTGAAAAAGAACTGAAGAGAAAAGTCCCGAACACCGAAGTGAGGCTCACTTCGCCAAACTAGGACCGAAACAGAAGAAATCAGGAAAGTCCTGGACAACAAAGTGAGGGTCACTTCGCCGGACCGGGACCGAGACAGAAAAATTCAACTTTTCCAATCCGAACTAGGAGAAGCAATTTCGGCCCAAACAACCCCTAATCACTATAGATACATCCTAAAATGTGATTTTTAGGGGGAGACACTACTTTGGAAGGAGAGAAGACTTTAGGGAGGCAAGAACACGCTAGGAGCAAGAAGGAGAAGGATTCAACTTCACGTTTTCCCTCTTTCTTCCTttatttccattattggttatgaattctagtattgtagttttgtatactattatgaatagctaatttgttatctagggttttgatagaatcttttggaggataaattcttgttatgattttatataattgagccgttggatttcgctacttgttcaactacatgTTTGTTGCTattgattgaatgaccatcaattgaccgtgcctatttagtgtgtattgctTGAAAAAAGGTACATATTTATGTAGttattgaacaacatcactcctaacgtatgtgagagatCAATATGGAGGGTTTAAAAGTGGGATTAAGAATAACGAAGCCTTGGTGCGATCTTAGTGAGCAGTGCACTAGTGCCCGCTAGCGTAATTCGAAATAATACGTCTAGTAAATTTTGGTAGTTTCTCGGAAGAGAATTACTACATCCAAAGTACTCACGGTCGGTAGAggatacttaggcgaaattatagacgACGctgcgggaaggattccgacaactGGAAAAATCATAACTcgtagacctccttaatcttgtctccaaccattatccttgttaattgatagttttactgctttttagatttattagttaattagataaaaataaacattataatctttataattaggaaattgtttggacttgtgtttcttagcgatattgaataactgtagctaagccttaattTTCTATGGATTCGACTCCGAACTTGTTAGATCGGATTATATTTACAATGACGTACCACTTATTCTTTTTAGAACTATAGTTGGACATGATATTTTTGCATGTTGCTTTGCTGAATAATCTCTCCTCATCCCCCACTCTTTTTATATATAGTCTAAATAGAGCTAGAGGACAAGAAAAGAATTGTTAGTgtatttattttttggtttttttctttctttttggtttCGGTTGTTTTCAAGTCATTCTTTGAGAAATCAGCAAATTCAAAATGATTTCTGTACATAAACTCTTTTGTGTTTCTACGGCTAATTCTGGCAAAATAAAACTGTGTGTCATCTTCATTGATGTGATTGTGTCCAAAATGAATTTTTAGTatttactccctccgttcacttttatttggcatgtatactaaaaatagatttttatttttacttggcACTTTACGCATATAAAGAGAAGACAATTTTTTCCCCTGTTATACCCACAGTATTTGTAactcatttcaaattattttctcaaatccaataaaatatgcatcaattaatatgggtatcatgataaattatgcactttatttattatttctttagaGGTGTGAAAAGTCAAAACGTGTTAAATAAAAGTGAACAGAGGGAGCATTATATGGACGCCGATAAACCGATCGATAACGGCTAACCATATACCCAACCAATAGATATTTATTAGTTGGCTAGCGAATTAAGATATTTAAAAGTCAATAACTGATAAGTCAAACCGTTAAACATAAATATCCAATCGTTAGTGTAACGATAGGTAAAATTGAACAACTCCAAATAATACACATTTAGACCTTTTCTTTTTATGCTTTAGCTAATTGGTTTGGATAAATTTGCCATGACAACAAAAGACAAGAACAGCAGGTGACATACAAATATctctactccctccggtccaaaataaatgattttttggcctttttttgtggttcaaaataagtaatttttccaaatttcaagaatgaattaattgtTTTTTTCCTACATTTCCCTTGGAATAAAtagtgttggagtatgtgttgggagtgtttatgtgaagatATAGTAAAagttaatatgatcaatttcattgctaattaatgttaaaaggtgaatttcttaattTGTGTGAAAACAtctaaaaaatcacttattttggaccggaggaagTAGTTATTGGCCAAACATACCATAAAATCATACTTATTGGGAATCCCGTAGTAATAAAGATTAAAAAAAAGTTAATATTCTAAAATTCCCCCTTAAACCATTAAGTTTTTGTCAGTTTCCTACTTTAACTATTTAGTGTCTCCAAAATCCCCTAAACTCTATCGCCCTTCATATTAAACCCCCCTCCACTGCATTCTTAGATGTGCGTCTAGTACACATTTCTAATTATCTAAAAAACGTGTCATGTAGCACTACACGTGGCTATTTAACTCAGCCTAAAAcccgcctaaactatcacttttTTGTCCACTTAAACTATTTGATGTCCCCAAAACCCCCGAACTATatttccctatatatatatattaaaacccCACGTTGGACTTTTAAAGGTACGTCTGTCTAGCTATATTAACTTATAATTTGTACAAATTTTTTAATATAGTTTACTCATGATGTATTACTCTCGAAGGATTGATTAATTCTAGGAGTTTTGGCCAAAATAATATTTAATGTATTGTGTTAATTTTGGATTTAGTTGTGATTGTGCTTTATGCTAGACTCCAATTAATAAGTCCTTAAATTTATATTCACTTTGTAGCacaattaaaatataaataaaagcaTATAGTGTTGCATTTCTTACAAGTCATCTTATATTACATAAAAAAGATtgcacaaaataaaattttgcaaataaataattaattgcCCAGCAATTACATTCTCTAATTCCAGATTAGATAAAGAAGGTTTAAGAAATTCAACTTTATTCTTTACAAGATTTTAAGTTTATAAGAAGATTTATATTGGTATTCTTTCAACAATATTTGTAAGACATGAAAGGAGATTAAAACAAGAGAATAAATAACTTCAGAGGAAAGAAGAGAGGGAGAATTTTTTTCCAGAGGAAACCATACGGTGAACTGAAGAAAAAAGGttaaaaaaacaaagaagaaggtgaaaaacaaagaagaaaggtGAAAAATAAGGAAGAATGGTGAAAAATGAGGAAGAAAGACGGATATAACTGAAATAAGGAGaatatttattaaataaataaatttgaaaGAGGGTTATACTAATTAGCCATTATTTTCTATTAGGTGGGCTATTTTGATGGCTTTTTTCAGCTACCACGCGCTCCTATGCGAGTATCTATACACGTTATGCCAGGTCAATAACGAAGGGGTTTTAATACGAAGGGCAATATAGTTTAGGGGGGTTTGGGGGATATATACCGAATAGTTTAAGTAGAATATTAACAAAAATGTGATTTTAAGGGGGGTTTTAGGGTATCAACTCAAAAAAATGGATTTCAATTTCTCAAATATTATGTAAAATGGATTGATTCATTATTGGTTTTATTGCTCGTTGAGAATCACTTATACTTATTTGTTTGCTCTATTCATTTGTATTACATGAGCAACTCACTGAATATCCATGTATCTTCGCTACTctctttatatattatatatactttGAATTTTTTAATCACATAATTAAGAAGTAAAAATATTTCGCTAAAAACGATATGAAAAAAATACCCAGGTCaaacttttaaaatcattttgtTCGCAAAATATGTATATTCAAGaagctgatttttttttttaagtttagaatttcaatttaCTGATTTGGAATTTAGActgattttttatttaaaaaaaattctttaaaaCAAGAGTGGGGTAGTTAGAGTTACCTTGAGAAATTACGTACTCATCAAAGTAAAGGTCAAAAATTTGATGAAGTAAATTGCAAGAAAATAGGTTTTGGAAAGCCGTTGTTGAATAGATTTAGGAAACAAAGGTTTTAATTTCTATGCTTTTCATAAGGGAGCCTAATTAATTACTTGCGAATAATTAATCCATTATGGAAACAAACTAAAATGAAGGCATAATCCATATATAAATAGGATTCTGAATTATTTTAgggcatgcattatatatataagtaAGAACGTCTCTAATGATCATATTAAGTAGCTAGAGAAGTTGTCGTCTACTTTTATTAATAGTGTTAGGGTTACGTACTAAAGATCAGAAAGAAGTTACTCAAAGAATTAAAGCTTGCATTCCTCCTTGATGTATTCTCATTGTTAGGGTTAAAGAATAGGTTTATATAGCTAGGGTGAAAATAGACAGAGAAGGAAAAGTTATCAAAGAATCAAGAATGTATTGGAAAAAGCTGAAAGCGTTGGGTGCTGGTTCTTATGGAACTGTGTTTCTTGCCACACCAAAAGATGGTTCGTCTACTTTTGTTGCAGTGAAATCCGCAGAAGTGAAGGATTCGTCATCGCTATCAATGGAAGGAGGAATATTGGACGCGCTGAAAGAGTCGCCATACGTAGTTCAGTGCTTTGGAGAAGATGTAAGTGTCGAAAACGGTAAACATACTTATAACCTCTTGCTCGAATATGCCGTTGGTGGCACTTTGCATGATTTGATTAATATCTACTCTAAGTGTAAGACGATGGTTGAAGAATCAAAGGTTGCATACTATGCTTTTCAGCTTTTGACTGGGATTTCTCATGTTCATCGTAAGGGTTTCATTCACTGCGATCTGAAACCGAGTAATATACTTGTTTTTCCTACTATTGATGACGAATATGGTAGTATTGTGGATGTGCGCCTGAAGTTGGCTGATTTTGGGTTGTCGTTGAGAACAGTAGAGAACGAAACACATACGTATTGGGATAGAGGCTCGAAGAAGTGTCGTCATCATAGAGGGACTCTGCTTTATGCTTCGCCAGAATCTGTAGCTCGGGGGATTCATGGTAAAGCCGTTGATATTTGGGCACTTGGTTGCATAGTTGTAGAGATTATCACAGGGAGACGGTTATGGTCGTGTCATGAAAGTGTTGATGATTTGGACTTTAAGATTACACATGAAGAACCTGTGATTCCGAGTAACGTTTCTAATATATGCAAGGACTTTCTGGTCAAGTGTTTTGAAAAAGATCATAATTGGAGATGGACTGCAGATATGCTGCTTAATCATCCATTCATTAAGAATGCCACGTCCGGTAAATATCATCCAGAAGATCATGGGCTGATCAGTAATAATAAGGTTATTATTAACCCTTTTAGTCATTGCGAAAGCTGGGTTTGTAAGCAGCATTTGTTTTCAACGTGCTTTCATTTGCCTTCAAGTGATAACTTCAGATCAAGATATGCTAATTTTCCAGCAGAGAATGCACAACGTCGAATTACAGAAGCTCCTAATTACTCTCTTCCTCTGTGTTAGAAGAAGACCAGCTTGAAACTGGAATAATCTCAAATATATATGTTGGAAGCTAGCTAGCTATAATTTCTCTGTCATGTAAAAGAACTAAGTGGGACACTGAACATATGGTAGCTGGCGTTTCTATTTTGGGATAACAAATTTGTAAACGTAGTTTTGTTGTTGATCTCATTAAAGCAATTAATGTGAATTATTTTGATGCAGCATGTGTAATCCTGTGTTATTTGAACCATCTTTAGtacaaataatataattaataTGTAAAGATAGTGCCAAAACTGATATTGTACATATATATGATCAACGTGCTTCTCTCCGTTTCTCATTGTCTCAATTTCCCTGAGCTTGTTTGGATGGTAGTTACCTATTGTATTCTATTGTTACTTTAGAtacaatatttattttgattgttacttaaattttattgtatcgtctTGTTAAATTTGTTGTTACGCAACGATGGAAAGTGACACACTTTATGCAACGAGCGATTTGGTGTGATTGCATCGTtatcttgtctttttctcttatcCCGCCCTTCATTGTTAttctataatttattttattctttatccgactttttttatatagtaattctacCCTGTATCATAATAATTTTTAATAATATTGCaattttattcttcatattgctagTGCTTGATATCATGATCAAACGACGTCAAACGATACATTCTATCTAAACATTATATTCATCAAAcgatataatataatataatgcAATACGATAGGTTATGAAGCGATCTATAACAATCATGCAAACAAGTTAAGTTGGATTGTACTAATTAATTAGCTAGGAGACACATGTTCCATTTTAAATTAATATTCTGAGATAATTAATTAAGCTAGGTTTTAATCATGATTAGGATAATAGATATTTCATATATTTAGTCCAAAAGACCCGGTAATCCCAACATTTTAGCTactaaatttaatttttattgtaTGACCACTTGCTTTATTCAAACATTCATAGATATGATTACTACATTATCTATACTAATACATGCACGATTgaacaaaaattaaacaaaattccaGTAAAAACTAAAAGAGGATTT
Coding sequences within:
- the LOC104221157 gene encoding mitogen-activated protein kinase kinase kinase 20-like, translated to MYWKKLKALGAGSYGTVFLATPKDGSSTFVAVKSAEVKDSSSLSMEGGILDALKESPYVVQCFGEDVSVENGKHTYNLLLEYAVGGTLHDLINIYSKCKTMVEESKVAYYAFQLLTGISHVHRKGFIHCDLKPSNILVFPTIDDEYGSIVDVRLKLADFGLSLRTVENETHTYWDRGSKKCRHHRGTLLYASPESVARGIHGKAVDIWALGCIVVEIITGRRLWSCHESVDDLDFKITHEEPVIPSNVSNICKDFLVKCFEKDHNWRWTADMLLNHPFIKNATSGKYHPEDHGLISNNKVIINPFSHCESWVCKQHLFSTCFHLPSSDNFRSRYANFPAENAQRRITEAPNYSLPLC